A region of uncultured Desulfobacter sp. DNA encodes the following proteins:
- a CDS encoding methyl-accepting chemotaxis protein — MDKLGKAAAEISKVTDTIADISEQTNLLALNATIEAARAGDAGKGFAVVAGQIKALALQTAEATNEISDRITGVQNTTKESVSAIESIVTVINEINEIVITVATAVEEQSATTQEISSNITQAASGVGEVNENVNQVSSVVAEINVDISQVNQAAEEMKTGGLQVKSRAADLSQLAKDLNKMVNRFTI; from the coding sequence GTGGATAAACTGGGGAAAGCCGCAGCAGAAATCAGTAAGGTTACTGACACCATTGCCGATATCTCTGAACAGACCAATCTTCTGGCGCTCAATGCCACTATCGAAGCGGCACGGGCCGGAGACGCCGGAAAAGGGTTTGCCGTTGTGGCAGGACAGATCAAGGCCCTTGCTCTGCAGACTGCCGAAGCCACAAATGAAATCAGCGACAGGATCACCGGAGTACAAAATACCACCAAAGAATCTGTCAGCGCCATTGAATCTATTGTTACCGTTATCAACGAGATAAATGAGATTGTTATAACCGTTGCCACCGCGGTTGAAGAGCAGTCCGCAACCACCCAGGAAATTTCCAGTAATATCACCCAGGCCGCATCAGGTGTCGGAGAGGTCAATGAAAACGTAAACCAGGTATCTTCTGTGGTTGCTGAAATAAATGTTGATATCAGCCAGGTAAACCAGGCTGCCGAGGAAATGAAAACCGGCGGGCTTCAGGTAAAATCACGGGCCGCAGATCTGTCACAACTGGCCAAGGATCTTAATAAAATGGTGA